Within the Candidatus Binataceae bacterium genome, the region CGACCTTGAGATCCCGCGCGATCGCCTGGTCGTCATCACCGGGCTTTCGGGTTCGGGCAAGTCCTCGCTCGCCTTCGACACGATCTACGCCGAAGGTCAGCGCCGCTATGTCGAGTCGCTCTCGGCCTACGCGCGCCAGTTCCTGGAGCAGATGGAGAAGCCGGACGTCGATTCGATCGAGGGCTTGTCGCCGGCAATCTCGATCGAGCAGAAGACGACCTCGCGCAATCCGCGCTCGACTGTCGCCACCATCACGGAAATTTACGACTATCTGCGGCTCCTGTTCGCGCGCGTCGGACATGCGTTCTGTCCCAACTGCGGGCGCGAAATCACCCAGCAGAGCGTCCAGCAGATCGTCGACCGCATCATGGCGTGGCCCGAGGGCACGCGCATCCACGTGCTCGCACCGATCGTGCGCGACCGCAAAGGCGAGTATCGCAAGGAGTTGAGCGATCTCCGGCGCGCCGGATTCGTGCGGGTCAAGGTCGACGGCGCGGTGCGCGAGCTGGGCGAGGAAATAGCGCTCAATAAGAACCAGCGCCATTCGATCGACGTCATCGTCGACCGCCTCGCGATCCGCCGCGGGATCGAAAAGCGGCTAAGCGATTCGCTCGAGGTCGCCTTCAAGTACGGCCACGACCTGCTCAAAATCGAGCGCCTCGAGGGCAAGGACGCGGGCGAGGTTTACTTCAGCCAGCGCTTCGCGTGCGTGGAGTGCGGAATCTCCTATCCCGAGATTACGCCGCGGATGTTTTCGTTCAACAGCCCGCACGGCGCCTGTCCGTCCTGCTCCGGCATCGGCTCGATCATGTATTTCGATCCCGAGCTGGTGGTGCAGAACGAAGACCTCAGCATCGCCGACGGCGCGATCGCGCCGTGGGCGACGATGAACTACATGCAGCCCGTGCTCGAGGCGCTGGCGGCGCACTACGAGTTCAGCCTCGACACGCCCTGGAAGAGCATCCCGGCCAAGGTGCGCCGGGCGATCCTCGAGGGCTCCGGCGACGAGGAGATCGCGTTTACCTACCAGCGCGGCGAACATCGCCGCGGCTATGAGCGCGCGTTCGAGGGCGTGCTGACCTGGCTCGACCGGCGCTACAAGGAGACCGACTCCGAAAGCATCCGCGAGATGCTCGAAGCGTACATGAACATGCGGCCGTGCCCGGAGTGCGGGGGCGCGCGGCTCAAGAAGGAAAGCCTCTACGTCCGCTTCAACGGCAAGTCGATCGCCGAAGTCTCGGCGATGTCAGTCAAGCAGGCGGTCGTTTTTTTCGCGGCGCCCAAACTGAGCCGCCAGGAAGAGGAGATCGCGCGGCTCATTCTCAAGGAGATCCGCGAGCGGCTCGGCTTCCTAGCCGACGTGGGACTCGACTACCTGACGCTCGACCGCGTTTCGGCAAGCCTCTCGGGCGGCGAAGGCCAGCGCATCCGCCTCGCCACGCAAATCGGCTCGAGCCTGGTCGGCGTGCTGTACATTCTCGACGAGCCGTCCATCGGACTGCATCAGCGCGACAATCAGCGGCTGCTTTCGACGCTCAAGCGCCTGCGCGACCTCGGCAACACCGTGCTCGTGGTCGAACACGACCGCGACACGATGCTCGACGCCGATCATCTGATCGACATGGGGCCCGGCGCCGGCGTGCACGGCGGCTACCTGGTCGCGCAGGGGACGCCCGAGCAGGTGATGCGCAATCCAGCCTCGCTGACCGGGCGCTACCTCAAGGGTGAACTGGAGATCGCGACGCCGCGACGCCGCCGCCAGCTTTCCGGGCGCTCGCTCACGATCAAGGGCGCGCGGGAGAACAACCTGCGCGATCTCACCGTGAGCTTTCCGCTCGGCGTGTTCATCTGCGTCACCGGCGTTTCCGGATCGGGCAAGTCGTCGCTGGTGCTGGACACGCTCTACCGCGCGCTCGCGCAGAAGCTCAATCGTTCGCGCGAGCGCGCCGGCGCGCACAAGAGCATCGAGGGCGTCGAGCACCTGGACAAGGTGATCCATGTCGACCAGAGCCCGATCGGGCGCACGCCGCGCTCCAACCCCGCGACCTACACCGGTCTCTTCACCCACATCCGCGAGCTTTTCGCGCAACTGCCCGAGGCGCGGATGCGCGGCTACGGACCGGGGCGGTTCTCGTTCAACGTCAAGGGCGGACGATGCGAGGCCTGCCAGGGCGACGGCATCATCCGGATCGAGATGCACTTTCTGCCCGACGTTTACGTGACCTGCGAAGTGTGCAGCGGCAAACGCTACAACCGCGACACGCTGGAGATCCAGTACAAAGGCAAGAGCATCGCCGAAGTGCTCAACATGACCGTGCTCGACGCGGTCGAGTTCATGGGCTCGGTGCCGCCGATCCGTCAGAAACTCGAGACCCTGCGCGACGTCGGGCTCGACTACATCCATCTCGGCCAGTCAGCGACCACGCTCTCGGGCGGCGAAGCGCAGCGCATCAAGCTCGCCAAGGAACTCGCGCGCCGCGCCACCGGGCGCACGCTCTATATCCTCGACGAGCCCACCACCGGCCTTCACTTCGACGACATCAAGCGTCTGCTCGAAGTGCTCGGACGGCTGGCCGACGCCGGCAACACCATCATCGTGATCGAGCACAACCTCGACGTGATCAAGACCGCGGACTATGTCATCGATCTCGGTCCCGAGGGCGGCGATCGCGGCGGCCAGATCGTCGCCAAGGGCACGCCGGAGGAAATCGCGGCGGCGGCGAATTCGTCCACGGGACAATTCCTGCGCCAGGTTCTGGGCCATCGCGCCGCCGCCTGAGGGGCCTGGCGCAGAGAACGTCGTGTGCCGCTCGCCCTGAGGCTCGCTTGAAACGCGTCGGCACAGCGATTCTTGCCTTGGCGATCGGGCTTGCCGGATGCGCTCGCGGTCCGGAGCCGCGCCAGCTCAAAGAGCAACTCCGACGCGAGCTTCCGCTCGGCACACCGTCGAGCCAGGTCGAGGCGTACCTGACGGCCAAGGGATGGCGCCACAGCTATCTGCCCGACGAGCGCTCCTACCTGGCCGGGATTAACAATGTCGGTCCGCGCTTCAGCTTCACCCGCGAGGATATCGCTATTCGGATCGATATGGACAAAGGCGGACGCGTGACGGCGATTAGCGTCACCCCTTTCTTCACTTATCACGGCAGATAGCGCGCGCCGGCGAGCATGCGGGCATGCAGAGTACCAAGGCAGCCCGCTGTGGTATAAATCGCGCGTAAATCGCGCGCACATCGGAGGTACGGCAGATGGAAAGCAAACGTCCGCAGGCGCCAGGTTTCCCCGAGCCCGAAGCGTATGACTGGAACCAGATCGTCGACGATCTGAACCGGCTGCTGCGGCTGCGCACCACGCCGATCGGGATGAAACTGTTCCCCACGGTCGAGGAGATGGAGCGGATTCCCAAGCTGCGCCGGCCGAAATCGATCCATACGACCGACCAGATCGTCGCCCAGGCCGCGCGTCTCGGATGGACCGTCGGCATCACCGCCAAGGACCTGGTCGGCGCGCAGTGCGCAGTGGTGATCGGATTGCAGTCCGCTGACGAAGACTGGCTTTCGGGCAAACGGATGGCTGGCGTGTGGTACTCGACCGTCGAGGACTCTTCGGCCCATCAGCACGCGATGGACGTCGTGCCGCACGGCCGCTACGCAGCGATGGCGGTCTCGCCGGTGACCTCCGGACGGCTCAGCCCGCCCGACGTCTGCCTCATCTACGGCACCCCGGGCCAGATGATCATCTTCATCAACGGCCTGCAGTGGGCGGGCTACAAGAAATTCGAGTGGGGATGCGTCGGCGAGTCGGCGTGCGCGGATTCGTGGGGGCGCGCGCTCAAGACCGGAGAGCCGAGCCTCTCGATCCCGTGCTTCGCCGAGCGCCGCTACGGCGGCGTGCTCGACGACGAACTGCTGATGGCGATTCCGCCGCGCTACCTGCCGCGGACGATCGAAGGGATGAAACGGCTCGCCGGCAATGGCCTGCGCTATCCGATTCCGCAGTACGGGATCCAGTCGGACGCGCGCGCCGGGCTCGGCGTGAGCTACAGCTCCAAGGACTGAGCGGCGAACCGTCCCGCGGCCGGATTCGGCCGTATTCCTCGCGGTTATCTGCGCTCCGCCCCCTCACCCTTGCTTCGATATATCGAGTCGATATATTGTGACGCTGTAGGACGGCGGCGATGGAATCAAACCTCACGAAACCGCGAGTCGCGGCTCGACCGAGGCCTTCGGCCGATAGGCATCCGTACTCGCGCTGGGTCGCGCCGCCCGAAGTCGGCTGGCCCAAAAGGCCGCCGCGCATCGACATAAAGTTCCCCATCCTGGGCTTCCTGATGGAGTCCGAGATGACCGGCTACGACATCAAACGCAGGTTCCGCGATCCGATCGGCTTCTTCTACCGCGCCAGCGACGGCTCGCTCTATCCGGCGCTCAAGAAGCTCGCCCGCGACGCGATGGTCACGATGCGGACCGAGCGCCAAGGCCGGCGCGCGCGCAAGGTTTACGCGATCACACCCAAGGGGCGCGAGCATTTCCTGCGCACCCTGCGCGAGCCGGCGCAGCCGATCTTCGTTTACGACGAAGCGCAGGTGAAAATCTATTTCGCCCATCACGATCCCGAAGCCGCGCTCCATCATGTCGAGCGCGAGCGGCGCTTCGCGAGCGCGTGGCGGTCCTTTCTCGAACGGCTGCTGGAGGAGATGAAGACCCATGGCGCGAGTCCGTTTCGCACGAGCATGGTCGAAATCGGCCATGGGATCGCCGCGCTCAAGGCCGACCTGTTCGCGAAACTGATGCTCCGGCTGGAGCGCGATCTCCGCGGCGGCTCACGCGCCCGGATCGGGTCGCGCAGCGGCCTCAAAACGGGCGGAACTTTCCGCGATGCGCGCAAATCGGTCGCGGCGCGCACCAAAAATGACGCACGCACATGAAGCGCATCATCCGCAGACTGGTCAAGCTCGCAATCCTGGCGCTGGTTCTCGGCGGCGGCTACTACCTCGGCGGCCGGTATCTCTGGCCCGCGCCCGATACGCACACAATTCAGACCGTCGGCATAATTGAAGCGCCGGAGGTCAACATCACCAGCCGCATCGCCGGCCGCATCGTTCAGCTTGACCTGCTCGAGGGCGACACGGTCGAGCGCGGTCAGGTCGTGTGCCGCACCGAAGATATCGACATTAAAAACCAACTGGCCAAGGCGCGCGGCGACCTCGCCAACGCCGCCGCCGCGCTGCGCAACGCCGAGATCACGATGGCGCGCAACGACAAGCTTTTTGCGGAGCACGTGATCTCCGCCAAGGACCGCGACGACTCGCGCATGGCGCTCGACAGCGACCGCGGCGCAGTTACGGCCGCGCAGGCCAACGTGCAGTTCTATACCGACCAGTTGAACGACACGGTCATCCGCGCTCCGATTTCCGGCACGGTGGTGAGCAAGAACCTCGAAATCGGCGAATGGGTCACGCCCGGCACGCCCATCCTGACCGTGGACGATCTCTCGACCATCTGGGCGCGCGTGGACATGGAGGAAACCGACCTCGGCGCAATCCGCATCGGCAGCCCGGCGCAGGTGACGTTGCCGACCCGTCCTCCGCTGGTATTTTCGGGACAGGTGATGGCGATCGCTCAGGAAGGACAATTCGCGACCGAGACCGACGTGCGCCGCGGCCGCCAGGACATCCGCACCTTCTACGTCAAGGTGCGAGTGCTGCAGGCGACCGGCCAGGTGAAGCCGGGGATGACCGCCGAGGTCGCGTTTGCGCTCAACAATGGAATCGCAGTCAGCAGCAATACAGGCGCGCGAACTAACTAAACGCTTCGGCGAGTTCACCGCCGTCGATCACGTCACCTTCGAGGTCCGGCGCGGCGAACTCTTCGGCCTGCTCGGGCCCAACGGCGCGGGCAAAACCACGCTCAGCCGGATGCTGACGACGCTGCTGGTGCCGACCTCGGGCGAGGCGTTCGTCGCCGGCTTCGACATCGCCCGCGATCCGGGGCGCGTGCGCGAGGCAATCGGCGTGATTCCGCAAGCGCTGACCTCCGACCTCGACCTCACCGGATGGGAGAACGTCGATATCTACGGCGGCTTCTATAATCTCGGCCGGCGCGCGCGCCGCGAACGCGCGCAGCACCTGTTGCACATGGTCGGGTTGACCGAGCGCGCCAACGATCTGGTGCAAACCTACTCGGGCGGGATGCGGCGGCGGCTGGAGATCGCGCGCGGGCTCATCCACTCGCCCGAAGTGCTGTTCCTCGACGAACCGACGATCGGGCTTGACCCGCAAAGCCGGCGCGCGGTGTGGGAATTGCTCGAACAGTTGCGGACCGAAACCGGGCTCACCATCTCGCTGACCACGCATTACATGGACGAGGCCGAAACACTGTGCGACCGAATCGCGATCGTGGACGGGGGAAAAATCATCGCGATCGGAACGCCCGTCGAGCTCAAGGCGAAGGTCAAGGGCTCGGACCGCATCGAACTCGAAGTAACTGGCGATGCCGAAAAGGTCGTCACGATGCTGCGCGGACAGCCGGGCGTCCTGGACGTCGCGCGCGATCCCGACGGTCCGATTGTCGTCTCCGCCGACGACGGCGCGCACGTGATGCCGAGGATCATCGCCGAAATCGAAAACTCGGGCGCCAGCGTCTCTTCGATCAAACTGGAGCGGATGTCGCTCGAGGACGTGTTCATCCGCTTCACCGGGCGCCGCTTGCGCGACGAGCCCGCGCGCAAGGGCGGCTTCTTCAGCTCGAGCTTCGGGATGCCGATGCCGCCGGGGCGCTGACGGAGAGATTCCGCGATGAGAAAGACCTGGTCGATAATGCGCCGCGACCTGCTCAAGATCGGACGCAACCCGCTTACCATCTTCACCAGCGTTCTGCTGCCGATCATCTACCTGCTCATCTTCGGCAACTCGTTTCAGGGCGTGCTCAAGCATCTGCCGGTCGTGATCGTCAGCCAGGACAACGGCCCCTATGCGATCCGCGTGATGGAGCAGATGCAGGCGCTGGCCGCCGGTCCCCGCGTCATCACCATCACCTACAACAGCGATGCGGGCGCGGCGATCCAGGACGTGCGCAACGGCGTTTACAAGGCCGCGCTTATCATCCCGCCCGATTTCAGCCACGACATCGCCGAGGGCCGCATCGGCGAGCTCGGACTGTTCACCGACAACGTTGACGCGATCAGCGCCAACACCCTGACTGGTGTGTTCAGCCAGGCGACCGCCGCGATCCGCGCCGGCTACGTCACGGCACGCGAACCCAAGCTCGACCAGATAGTGATCCGCCCGAGCAACCTTTTCACCACGGTCGATTATGACCGCTCGCTCATCCCAGGCGTAATCGTGATGGCGCTTTTCATGGGCTCGCTCACCTCGGGCGTGTTCAACTGGGTGATGGACCGCTTCATGGGGATCACCGAGTGCTACCTGGTGACACCGCTGTCGCGCTGGAACCTCGCCGCCGGCGTGCTCGGATCGAGCGTGCTGGTGACCAGCGTTGCCTCCGTGATCGTGCTCGCGGCGGGGCTGCTGATGACCAGCGGAACGATTACCGGCGGCGCGCCCGCCGCCGCGATGCTGGTGGGCGTGATCGTGCTTGGGGCGACCGGAATCCTCGCGATGACCTTCGTTATCCTGGCGCGCGCAAACAATCCTCGCGTGGTCGGCGCGTCGGCCGGCTTCCTCAACGTGATTCTGTTTTTTCCGAGCGGCGCGATTTATCCGACGGAGAGCTTTCCTACCTGGCTGCGGACCTTCGCGCACTATAATCCCGAAACTCACGCGGTGAGCGCGCTCAAATCGATCCTGTTCAAGGGCGCGAACCTCGCCGCCATCTCCAACGACCTGGCGTTCCTGGTGGTGTTTACCGCCGCGATGCTGGTGATCGCGAGCATGACCGTGAAGCGCACGCTCTAAACCATCGCGCCAACAGTCGCGCGCGTTACTTCCGATCCGCTACTTTCCGGTCCCGCCAGCTCAAATAGAGACCGACATTGCCGAGCAGCGCGAAGGTGACCGGCATCCCGAGCGCGTACGGGGCGACCCTGAGCGACTCATTGTCGATCGCAAAGCCGAGGATCAGCAAAACGGCCGCCACCGCTTCGAGTGCACCGAGGAAGAAGATCAGCGTTTTATGTTCGCGTCGGCTGTTTTCCGCCCTGCTAGCGATTGGCCCCCCAAGCCCCTACCGGGCCGTTCAGTCCCGTGAAAGTCAATCGGCAGGCAACTCTGCGGCGAGATTGAACAATTCCTGCAGGCTCTGATTGAAGCGATAGAACTTGTCCTCACGCAACTGGTCGGCGGACTCGAGCCACAGCTCGTCGCCGATGAGCGCGAGCGAGTTGAGCGTATGCCGCAACTCCGGACGGCCGCCCCGCGCTATCTCATCCAGCATCCGCCGCCACACCGCGCGCCGCGCGCAAATCGTGAAATCGGCATCGAACGACGCGGCCGCTCCTGGAGCCAGCGCCGCCGCGTCGGTCAACGCGTAGCCCTGCATCGCGACACCGGTATTCTGCTCCTCCCCGCCACCGTCGTCGTTGCCTCCGTCCTGGTCCGGCAGCACGCGCACGATGAAGCGCGTCTCGACGTAGCCGATTCGCCGAAAAAGCTCGCCCCGGGAGGCCATCAGGCGGCCCAGGGCGAGAAACCACTGCGGCTCAGGAAACTTCGGCGCCATCAGGAGACGAGTTTCGCGAAGTCGGTCGGCAGCAGGCAGCGCGGGCGCCGCTCGAGCCCGGCCGAATCGCAGCGCTGCAGGTACTCGCCGACGATCCGCCGCCACAATTGCGACTGCATCTCCATCCCCTTGTCGAAATGCGCGATTCCGCCGCCCATGAGCACCGCCATCGGTTCCACCGACTCGGGCTCGCTGAAGATTTCGAGCAGGATGCGCTCGGCGTCGTCGAGTTCGGTGTGAATCTCCTCGGCCAGCTCGGGGCGCGATTTTAGCTGGGCGCGCAGATGCATCGTGCCGTATCCGACGTGGCGCGATTCGTCCTGCATGCAACGGCGGAAGATTTCCTGGTCGACCCGGCTCGGCGCGATAAACTCGCCCTGACGGAAGATCGTCAGCACGAAGCCCTCACCCAGCAGATGGAGCCGGCCGGTTTGCGCCGAGAAGCTCGGCGCGTCGAAGATCTTTTTCAGCCCGAGCTCGCTGTAGGCGCTGGCTTTGCCGAGGCCGCCGCCGTTGGCGAGCGCGCGCTTGCGGAAGACGTCCATGTGGCGCGCCTCGTCCATCGCCTGCGTGGCGAGGAACAGCTTGACCTCGAAGAAGTCCTGGTTGATGCGGCTCATCCAGCGCGTCGGCGCGTCGGCGGCGATAAATTCGACCTCGGTGAGGAACGTGCAGAGCTGGCACATCGCACGCTCGAGGTCGTCGGGCAGCGGCTTGAGCTCGTCCCACGGAATGTCGCGCGCGGAGCTCCACTGGCGCGCCACCGCTTCCTCATAGAGCTCGGTCACGTTGTCGGCCCAGCACTCGTCCTTGTTGTTGATGGTGAAGCCGAGCGACGGCACGTTGTCGGGAACGATACTGCCGCGCGGCGCCATCGACAGATGCTTGCCGCCGCGCTCCGGCACCACGCCGTAGCTGCCGATCTCGATGTCCTTGAGGCGCAACCCGAGGCCTGACGGCTTCGCGTGCATGCCCCACTGCCCCGTCTCCTTCATCCAGCTGAGGTCGGGCGTGCCGCTCTCGAAGAGCTTCTGGAGATAGGCCGAGGGCTCGACTTTGTAGCGTGCCTCGGTGCCGACGCGATGTTCATCCTTGATCGGAATGGTAGGCATGGAGGTCCTCCTCGCCTGCGGACGTGAGGCCATTGCCTCAGAATCGGTGCGATGTGTCAACTCGCTTTGGAGATCTTGCGCCAGCGGGCCGCCGGCTAAATTGCCGCGTCGCCGCGCGTGTGTTAGCGTTCCGGCTCCGCTAAAATCGTCCGCACGGGGGCGGCGTACCCAAGTGGCTAAGGGAGAGGTCTGCAAAACCTCGATTCAGCGGTTCGAATCCGCTCGCCGCCTCCAATTTTCTCTCCAGAAAACGCTTATTTGACGGGCACTTTTCGACGGTGCGACAGCCGCGCCAGATCGACCGCCCGGCCTGCACGGCATGAATACCGGCATATCAAGGAGATGATCTGTGGATTCTCCCCGACCAAAAAGCCGCGGTCGGGTACAGACTTTCTTGGCATCGCGCCGGAGGATCGGCGCTATGTCCTCTCTCCCTTTGCTCGGACTCCTTTGCACTTGTGCTTTTCGCGGAGATAAGAGCGAATCTCGGATTGGGAGACGCCCTTCTCCATCATTGCACTTAACTCGTCGTCGCGTATTCGTTGACCCCCAGAACCGTTAGCAGCGACTTCGCTATCGTGTCGAGTTGCTGGTCGGTCTCCTCAAAAAGAACCCGCATCTGCTTTAGCTCGTGAGCCATAGCGGCGCGTCCCTCTGAGCGCACAAAATCCGTCGCATGATCGCGAAAGAAGCGATGAACCAACCGATTACGCGCGGTGAGGCTTTCGACCAGCTTGTCATCGAGTCGCTGCGGGACCGCGATACCCGAAGATTTGATGGCCTTTATAAGGGAGCCAAACGTCCGCTTAAAATGCTGTTCCTCTAACGTGTCAACATAATTTTCATAGTGTGCATAATTCAAGAATCGGCGCTTAGCTTGCATCACGTGTATGACATTGAGCAGCAGCAGGCAGTTGCACACACCGTGCTCCAACACCTGCGCCATATATATCGCTAATCCCGCGAGGGCATAAATCTCTCTAATTTCTTGCTCACCTACTTTTGTGGGCTGGGTTACCCAATCCGGCAAAGATCGAGGGTCCACGATTTCCGTACTCCTTCGTCTGACAAAACTCCGCGCCAATCGCGAGAGGACTGTAGTTGCTACATCGGTCTCCGTATCACTTGCAACATTCGGGCAGCCCGGCACAATGCCCGGCTGCTCGATAGCTATTCGCTCACTTCCACCGAGTCGCCTTTGCCCGGCACGAAGATGCAGTGATGGCGAGCGCCCGCTTGGTGAATGACGGGAGCGGCGACCAGTCTCCGCGAAACACCGAGAGATCGGGCAGCGCCATGATGCGGAAGCCGTGAGTCGTCCGCCAGCATTTTGCGCCTGCCGCGCTCAACTCGCTCTGGCGATGGCGATGTTGGCGGCGCGGGCGTTTCTTTCGGCGGCGGCTCCAGCGTGCAGCCGCGCGAACCGCGGAATCCTCGATGTCCCGCCCCGCCCATCGGGCTAGTCATATCCCTTTGGCGGGCCGGATAACTGCAAAACCTCGATTCAGCGGTTCGAATCCGCTCGCCGCCTCCAATTAAGCTCCTCCTGACAAAGGTCAGCGTCTCTGCACCCGTTGCGGCCCGGCCCGATCGGTTTTCGGTTTCCGTGGCCGGTCGAAGGGCTTATGCTTGACGCCGGGTAGCGCAAGGAAAACGAGAGCGGAAAAGGAGAGAACGTTCTGCAATCGAAAGAACTCCAGGACAAAATCCAGGGCGCCCTGATAACCGTGACCGACGCTAATTTCGAGCACCTGCGGCACGAGATGATCTGGAATCTGCTCGCGCCCGACCGCCGTCCGCGTCTCATCGTGCAGGCGGCCAACGAGAACGACGTCGCCCAGGCGATAAAGTTTGCCCGCGCCAACCGGATGAAGGTCGCGGTGCGCGGCGGCGGCCACAGCTGGGTCGGGTTTTCGTTCCGCGACGATAGCCTGCTGATCGATCTCGGCCGCCTGAGCGGCGTCTCAATCGACCGCGAAAATCGCCTGGCGCGGGTTCAGCCGGCCGTGCGCGGCTGCGACCTCGATCGTATGCTGGCCGCGCAGGGATTGGCGTTTCCCGTCGGCCACTGCGGGACCGTTCCAATGAGCGGGTACCTGCTGAACGGCGGTATCGGCTGGAACTACAACGATTGGGGCGTGGCCTGCTTCAGCATCGAAGGGGCGAAGGTGGTGACGGCCGCCGGCGATACGGTAGTCGCCGGCGAAGGGGAAAATTCCGACCTGCTATGGGCGATTCGCGGAGGCGGGCCCGGGTTCTTCGGCGTGGTAACCGAATACACGTTGCGCGTTTATCGCGCACCACAGGCGGTCACGACCAGCAGCTATTTCTACCCGCTCGAACGGATCGAAGACGTCGGACCCTGGGCGGCCGAGGTCGCGCGCAGGATGCCGCGGCACGTCGAACTCACGATTCTGATTGCAGCGGCGCCGCCGGCTATCGCCGATCGATGCAAATCCACCAACGGCTTCGTCTGCGCGGCTCTCGGCACCGCATTCGTCGATAGTGCAAGCGAGGCTGCCGCCGCGCTCGGTCCCCTGGAGAGCTGTCCGGCCTTATCGGATTGCCTGCTGAAAGAACTGAACACGCCGACGCCGATCGACGGGCTGCACGAGCTGGGCGCCGGGCTCTGGCCTGAAAGGCATCGCTACCTGGCGGACACGCTATGGACCAATTCGCCGCCGGCGAGCGTGCTCGCGGCCGCGCGCGAGCATTTCGTGCGCGCGCCGTCGACGAAATCAGTCGCGGTCCTCAGCTTCAGGAGCGGCGGCACTCACGCACCGCTCCCCGACGCTGCGTATTCGATGACGGCCGATGCGCTCTTGCTCTGCTACGCGGTCTGGGAGCGGTCCGAAGATGACGCGGCCAACGCCGCCTGGCACCGCGCGGCGATCGCGGAACTCGATCGGTATGCGGTGGGGCATTACGTCGGCGAATCCGACATCGTCGCGAGCCCCATCCGCGCCGAACGGGCGTACGCAAAAGCGAACTGGGAGCGCATGCAGGCGCTCCGGCGAAAGTACGACCCCGAAGGGCTCT harbors:
- a CDS encoding FAD-binding oxidoreductase, with translation MTDANFEHLRHEMIWNLLAPDRRPRLIVQAANENDVAQAIKFARANRMKVAVRGGGHSWVGFSFRDDSLLIDLGRLSGVSIDRENRLARVQPAVRGCDLDRMLAAQGLAFPVGHCGTVPMSGYLLNGGIGWNYNDWGVACFSIEGAKVVTAAGDTVVAGEGENSDLLWAIRGGGPGFFGVVTEYTLRVYRAPQAVTTSSYFYPLERIEDVGPWAAEVARRMPRHVELTILIAAAPPAIADRCKSTNGFVCAALGTAFVDSASEAAAALGPLESCPALSDCLLKELNTPTPIDGLHELGAGLWPERHRYLADTLWTNSPPASVLAAAREHFVRAPSTKSVAVLSFRSGGTHAPLPDAAYSMTADALLLCYAVWERSEDDAANAAWHRAAIAELDRYAVGHYVGESDIVASPIRAERAYAKANWERMQALRRKYDPEGLFHGHFTAPA